In Fodinibius saliphilus, the sequence TCTTCAGAGAATACATCCAGCCACGCTCCTTTTATTATATCTGTATCCAAGGCATAAATGAGATCTTCGTCCACAAGGTGTTCACCCCGGGCCACATTTATAATCCAGGAAGGAGATTGTAACTGCTTTAAAGTTTCCAGGTCCAGTATTCCATTTGTTTCATCTGTTAATGGCAGAAGGCAAACCAGTATTTGTGTTTTCTGAAGGAAGGCCGAGAATTCATCTCGGCCGGCAAAGGTGGAAATGTTTTCAATAGTTTTTGGAGATCGGGACCAGCCGTTAACTTGGTATCCCAGCTCTGAAAGTTGTTGGGCCACCGGTTTCCCTAATTTGCCTAAGCCCATAATACCGATGGCTAAGTCTGATGCTAAGGGATGGGTATGTGCTTGCCATTGCTGCTGGTCTTTTTGCCGGATGTAGTGGACGAAGTTACGTTGAATACTAATAACAGTACCCAAGACATACTCTTTCATCTGTTGTATAAGAGATGAAGATACTACCCGGCAAATGTTAACATCTGCCGGTAAAAAATCATCTTCCAGCAAATGAT encodes:
- a CDS encoding 2-hydroxyacid dehydrogenase, producing the protein MSLIFVAPDRSLSAWKDAIHKVDPNLDVEIWPQIDNPKRVQFAVCWNQPKHVLDNYPNLKAVSSLGAGVDHLLEDDFLPADVNICRVVSSSLIQQMKEYVLGTVISIQRNFVHYIRQKDQQQWQAHTHPLASDLAIGIMGLGKLGKPVAQQLSELGYQVNGWSRSPKTIENISTFAGRDEFSAFLQKTQILVCLLPLTDETNGILDLETLKQLQSPSWIINVARGEHLVDEDLIYALDTDIIKGAWLDVFSEEPLPDRHAFWNRSNIMITPHIASITQPSEVADQIVENYKRALSGMELNYEVDRQKGY